One genomic segment of Streptomyces sp. TLI_146 includes these proteins:
- a CDS encoding AfsR/SARP family transcriptional regulator, producing the protein MDRNGEPRIPEQRAPVLAADDDQAADTADLRFGVLGSVRAWRGADVLPSGSPQQRALLAALLLRDGRTATAAELIDAIWGDEPPSQALAAVRTYASRLRKALGPGVLVSDAGGYAIRLSSGVLDLATAQELAAEAEKARAGGDQVRARELLKASLALWTGEPLANVPGPHADTERTRLSEWRLQLIEARLDMELDAGCHAEAVSELTALTAAYPLRERLRELLMLALYRSGRQAEALAVYADTRRLLADELGVDPRPELSRLQQRILQADEDLARPAEAPAAPAPVRAAQLPASVPDFTGRVSFVQELSARLAAADTTVMAVSALAGIGGVGKTTLAVHVAHAARPHFPDGQLYVDLQGTGPRACEPEAVLGAFLRALGTPDTSIPDSLEERAALFRSTLDGRRVLVLLDNARDAAQVRPLLPGTAGCAALVTSRIRMLDLAGAYLVDLDVMSPEEALQLFTKIVGKERVSAERQSALDVVAACGFLPLAIRIAASRLASRPTWTVSFLAAKLADERRRLDELQAGDLAVKATFELGYGQLEPAQARAFRLLGLPDGSDISLAAAAAVLDLPLQETEDLLESLVDTSLVESAAPGRYRYHDLVRLYARACAERDEDPPSGRHAAMSRLLDFYLATAARVYAIERPGDRLVEHLAPTQYPGLPFADGHAAVDWLYAEANCLLSCVHQCAGDPALLRRAVDLLWAVKDLAESGANSRQYETTAAAVRDAAHGRGDASAEARARISLSTVLLISGRFEQADEEARLSSLLAKEAADPMPAGAAPNDRGIIAFYQNRHADGERFLKEAIDNYRADGNRPGEASALCNLARIHVNMGRTASAVDLAQRGLDIFSEMGLALRVANGRFALGIALTRAGRLDDALSQLGQALQVFQDNRQRLWEGTTHFRIAEAHFAARRPARAAQHAEQALALRCIGGEWMRGNVLTTLGRALDQLGQADRARACWREALAIYESTGAAEAKDVRQLLSPMAAA; encoded by the coding sequence ATGGACCGAAACGGCGAGCCGCGCATTCCGGAGCAGCGGGCTCCGGTCCTGGCAGCGGACGACGACCAGGCCGCGGACACCGCGGACCTGCGCTTCGGCGTGCTCGGAAGCGTACGCGCGTGGCGCGGGGCCGACGTCCTGCCGTCCGGCTCGCCGCAGCAGCGCGCCCTGCTCGCCGCGCTGCTGCTGCGCGACGGCCGCACGGCCACCGCCGCCGAGCTGATCGACGCCATCTGGGGCGACGAGCCGCCCTCGCAGGCCCTGGCGGCGGTACGGACGTACGCCTCGCGGCTGCGCAAGGCGCTGGGTCCCGGCGTCCTGGTGAGCGACGCGGGCGGCTACGCCATCCGGCTCTCCTCCGGCGTCCTCGACCTCGCCACCGCCCAGGAGCTGGCCGCCGAGGCCGAGAAGGCGCGCGCGGGCGGCGACCAGGTCAGGGCGCGCGAGCTGCTGAAGGCCTCGCTGGCGCTGTGGACCGGCGAACCGCTCGCCAACGTGCCCGGCCCGCACGCCGACACCGAGCGGACCCGGCTCAGCGAGTGGCGCCTCCAGCTCATCGAGGCGCGGCTCGACATGGAGCTGGACGCCGGGTGCCACGCCGAGGCCGTCTCCGAACTGACCGCGCTCACCGCCGCGTACCCGCTGCGCGAGCGGCTGCGCGAGCTGCTGATGCTCGCGCTCTACCGCAGCGGCCGCCAGGCCGAGGCCCTCGCGGTGTACGCGGACACCCGCAGGCTGCTCGCCGACGAGCTCGGCGTGGACCCGCGCCCCGAGCTCTCCCGGCTGCAGCAGCGGATCCTCCAGGCCGACGAGGACCTGGCCCGGCCCGCCGAGGCGCCCGCCGCCCCGGCACCCGTCCGGGCGGCCCAACTCCCCGCCTCGGTGCCCGATTTCACCGGACGTGTCTCCTTCGTCCAGGAGCTGTCGGCGCGGCTCGCCGCCGCCGACACCACCGTCATGGCCGTCTCCGCGCTCGCCGGGATCGGCGGCGTGGGCAAGACGACGCTCGCCGTGCACGTCGCCCACGCGGCCCGCCCGCACTTCCCCGACGGCCAGCTGTACGTGGACCTCCAGGGCACCGGGCCGCGCGCCTGCGAGCCGGAGGCGGTGCTCGGCGCGTTCCTGCGGGCGCTCGGCACCCCCGACACCTCCATCCCGGACTCGCTGGAGGAGCGCGCGGCCCTGTTCCGCTCCACGCTCGACGGCCGCCGCGTCCTGGTCCTGCTCGACAACGCGCGCGACGCCGCCCAGGTGCGCCCGCTGCTGCCCGGCACGGCGGGCTGCGCCGCGCTGGTCACCAGCCGGATCCGGATGCTGGACCTGGCCGGGGCGTACCTCGTCGACCTGGACGTGATGTCGCCGGAGGAGGCCCTCCAGCTCTTCACGAAGATCGTCGGCAAGGAGCGGGTGAGCGCGGAGCGCCAGTCGGCGCTCGACGTGGTCGCCGCCTGCGGCTTCCTGCCGCTGGCGATCCGTATCGCCGCCTCCCGGCTCGCCTCCCGCCCCACCTGGACCGTCTCGTTCCTCGCCGCCAAGCTCGCCGACGAGCGGCGCCGCCTGGACGAGCTCCAGGCGGGCGACCTCGCGGTCAAGGCCACCTTCGAGCTCGGCTACGGCCAGCTGGAGCCCGCCCAGGCCCGCGCCTTCCGGCTGCTCGGCCTGCCCGACGGCTCGGACATCTCGCTGGCCGCGGCCGCCGCCGTACTCGACCTGCCGCTCCAGGAGACCGAGGACCTGCTCGAATCCCTCGTCGACACCAGCCTGGTGGAGTCGGCGGCCCCCGGCCGCTACCGCTACCACGATCTCGTACGGCTCTACGCGCGTGCGTGCGCCGAGCGCGACGAGGACCCGCCGTCCGGCCGGCACGCGGCCATGTCGCGGCTGCTGGACTTCTATCTGGCCACGGCCGCCCGGGTGTACGCGATCGAGCGGCCCGGCGACCGGCTGGTGGAGCACCTGGCGCCGACCCAGTACCCGGGGCTGCCGTTCGCCGACGGGCACGCGGCGGTGGACTGGCTGTACGCGGAGGCCAACTGCCTGCTGTCGTGCGTCCACCAGTGCGCGGGCGACCCCGCGCTGCTGCGGCGCGCGGTGGACCTGCTGTGGGCGGTGAAGGACCTCGCCGAGTCTGGCGCCAACTCGCGGCAGTACGAGACGACGGCGGCGGCGGTACGGGACGCCGCGCACGGGCGGGGCGACGCCAGCGCTGAGGCGCGCGCCCGGATCTCGCTCTCCACCGTGCTGCTGATCTCCGGCCGCTTCGAGCAGGCCGACGAGGAGGCGCGGCTCTCCTCGCTGCTCGCCAAGGAGGCCGCCGACCCGATGCCGGCCGGGGCCGCGCCCAACGACCGCGGGATCATCGCGTTCTACCAGAACCGGCACGCCGACGGCGAGCGCTTCCTGAAGGAGGCGATCGACAACTACCGCGCCGACGGCAACCGGCCGGGCGAGGCCAGCGCGCTGTGCAACCTGGCGCGGATCCACGTGAACATGGGCCGTACGGCGAGCGCGGTCGACCTCGCGCAGCGCGGGCTCGACATCTTCAGCGAGATGGGCCTGGCCCTGCGGGTCGCCAACGGCCGCTTCGCGCTGGGCATCGCGCTGACCCGGGCGGGCCGCCTGGACGACGCGCTGTCCCAGCTCGGCCAGGCCCTCCAGGTCTTCCAGGACAACCGCCAGCGCCTGTGGGAGGGCACCACGCACTTCCGCATCGCCGAGGCCCACTTCGCGGCGCGGCGCCCGGCGCGGGCCGCCCAGCACGCGGAGCAGGCGCTGGCGCTGCGCTGCATCGGCGGCGAGTGGATGCGCGGCAACGTCCTGACGACGCTGGGCCGCGCCCTGGACCAGCTCGGCCAGGCCGACCGGGCCCGCGCGTGCTGGCGCGAGGCGCTGGCCATCTACGAGTCGACGGGCGCGGCGGAGGCCAAGGACGTACGGCAGTTGCTGAGCCCGATGGCGGCGGCGTAG
- a CDS encoding GbsR/MarR family transcriptional regulator yields the protein MPGGRLTQQERRQIALGLADGLAYAEIARQLDRPTSTVTREVMRNGGPTAYRSDLAHRATERRAHRRTRTAPHDPETPAQAYGRDPEAVRAYEEALTAVMMGSGLPRMMSRVMACLTLTDAGSLTASELVQRLQVSPASISKAVAFLDGQGMIRRERDERRRERYFIDDDIWYRSMMASVRANAQIVEIARQGVGVLVPGTPAAARLENIARFLDFVGESLIRAAEQAREVLHTKAETPPETSPAS from the coding sequence ATGCCGGGAGGCAGGCTCACCCAGCAGGAACGTCGGCAGATCGCGCTGGGACTGGCCGACGGCCTCGCGTACGCGGAGATCGCCCGACAGCTCGACCGCCCCACCTCGACGGTCACGCGCGAGGTGATGCGCAACGGCGGCCCCACCGCCTACCGCTCCGACCTGGCCCACCGCGCCACCGAACGCCGCGCCCACCGGCGTACCCGGACCGCGCCCCACGACCCGGAGACGCCCGCGCAGGCGTACGGGCGCGACCCCGAGGCGGTGCGCGCGTACGAGGAGGCGCTCACCGCCGTCATGATGGGCTCCGGCCTGCCCAGGATGATGTCCCGGGTGATGGCCTGCCTCACCCTCACCGACGCGGGCAGCCTCACCGCGTCCGAGCTCGTCCAGCGCCTCCAGGTCAGCCCGGCGTCGATCTCCAAGGCGGTCGCGTTCCTCGACGGCCAGGGCATGATCCGCCGGGAGCGTGACGAACGCCGCCGCGAGCGCTACTTCATCGACGACGACATCTGGTACCGGTCGATGATGGCCAGCGTCCGGGCCAACGCCCAGATCGTCGAGATCGCCCGGCAGGGCGTGGGCGTCCTCGTCCCCGGCACCCCGGCCGCCGCCCGGCTCGAGAACATCGCCCGCTTCCTCGACTTCGTGGGCGAGAGCCTCATACGCGCCGCCGAGCAGGCCCGCGAGGTCCTGCACACGAAGGCCGAGACGCCACCCGAGACGTCACCGGCGTCCTGA
- a CDS encoding DUF4097 family beta strand repeat-containing protein yields MQKFATTAPISAVLDIPAGHIRLIAADRADATVEVLPANASNSRDVKAAEQTTVEYADGVLRIAAAPAKNRILGSSGYVEVTVQLPAGSRIEAKAADAEFRGVGRLGDVVIEAARGTVKLDETAGADLTLQAGDVMVGRLGGPARISTQKGDLRITEAVSGTVELRTEAGNIEVGAARGVSASLDAHTAYGRIQNALMNTGTAALDIRATTSYGDIAARSL; encoded by the coding sequence GTGCAGAAGTTCGCCACCACCGCCCCGATCTCCGCCGTCCTGGACATCCCCGCCGGACACATCCGCCTCATCGCCGCCGACCGGGCCGACGCCACGGTCGAGGTCCTCCCCGCGAACGCCTCGAACAGCCGCGACGTGAAGGCCGCGGAGCAGACCACGGTCGAGTACGCCGACGGCGTCCTGCGGATCGCGGCCGCGCCCGCGAAGAACCGGATCCTCGGAAGCTCCGGCTACGTCGAGGTGACGGTCCAGCTGCCCGCCGGCTCCCGTATCGAGGCGAAGGCGGCCGACGCCGAGTTCCGGGGCGTCGGGCGGCTCGGCGACGTCGTCATCGAGGCCGCGCGGGGCACGGTCAAGCTCGACGAGACCGCGGGCGCCGACCTCACCCTCCAGGCCGGTGACGTCATGGTCGGCCGCCTGGGCGGCCCCGCCCGGATCAGCACCCAGAAGGGCGACCTCCGTATCACCGAGGCCGTGAGCGGCACGGTCGAACTGCGCACCGAGGCAGGCAACATCGAGGTCGGCGCGGCCCGCGGGGTCTCCGCCTCGCTGGACGCGCACACCGCGTACGGCCGGATCCAGAACGCCCTCATGAACACCGGGACCGCCGCCCTGGACATCCGGGCGACCACCTCCTACGGCGACATCGCCGCCCGCAGCCTCTGA
- a CDS encoding ATP-binding cassette domain-containing protein: protein MTSLAIAANGLRKSYGDKVVLDGIDLAVPEGTVFSLLGPNGAGKTTAVKILSTLVPADAGDLRVGGHDLAAAPQAVRATIGVTGQFSAVDGLITGEENMLLMADLHHLSRREGRRVAAELLERFDLTEAAGKPATTYSGGMKRRLDIAMTLVGAPRIIFLDEPTTGLDPRSRHTMWGIIRELVSDGVSVFLTTQYLDEADELADRIAVLNDGRIAAEGTAEELKRLIPGGHVRLRFTDPAAYRDATSALGEVARDDEALSLQIPSDGSQRELRSLLDRLDSAGIEADELTVHTPDLDDVFFALTGTATLPSQPKESVR from the coding sequence ATGACCAGCTTGGCCATCGCGGCGAACGGGCTGCGCAAGTCGTACGGCGACAAGGTCGTGCTCGACGGCATCGACCTGGCCGTCCCCGAAGGAACGGTCTTCTCCCTGCTCGGCCCGAACGGCGCGGGCAAGACGACCGCCGTGAAGATCCTCTCCACCCTCGTCCCGGCGGACGCCGGGGACCTGCGCGTCGGCGGCCACGACCTGGCCGCCGCCCCGCAGGCGGTGCGCGCCACGATCGGCGTCACCGGGCAGTTCTCCGCCGTCGACGGCCTGATCACCGGCGAGGAGAACATGCTCCTCATGGCGGACCTGCACCATCTGTCCAGGCGGGAGGGGCGGCGGGTCGCCGCCGAGCTGCTGGAGCGGTTCGACCTCACCGAGGCCGCGGGGAAGCCCGCCACGACCTACTCGGGCGGGATGAAGCGCCGACTGGACATCGCCATGACGCTGGTCGGCGCCCCGCGGATCATCTTCCTCGACGAGCCGACCACCGGCCTCGACCCGCGCTCCCGGCACACCATGTGGGGCATCATCCGCGAGCTGGTCTCCGACGGGGTATCCGTCTTCCTCACCACGCAGTACCTGGACGAGGCCGACGAACTCGCCGACCGCATCGCCGTGTTGAACGACGGCCGGATCGCCGCCGAGGGCACCGCGGAGGAGCTGAAGCGGCTGATCCCCGGCGGCCACGTACGGCTCCGCTTCACGGACCCGGCGGCGTACCGCGACGCCACGTCCGCGCTGGGCGAGGTCGCCCGCGACGACGAGGCGCTCTCGTTGCAGATCCCCAGCGACGGCAGCCAGCGGGAGCTGCGCTCCCTGCTCGACCGGCTGGACTCGGCGGGCATCGAGGCGGACGAACTGACCGTGCACACCCCCGACCTGGACGACGTGTTCTTCGCCCTGACCGGCACCGCCACCCTTCCCAGCCAGCCCAAGGAGTCCGTCCGATGA
- a CDS encoding ABC transporter permease, translated as MSTFSLAVRDSRTMLRRNLLHARRYPSLTLNLLLTPVMLLLLFVYIFGDVMSTGIGGTDRSDYIAYIVPGILMLTIGGTVIGAAVSVATDMNEGIIARFRTMAIHRGSVLIGHVVGSVLQCVMSVVLVGAVAVAIGFRSTDATPLEWLAAFGLLVLFALALTWIAVGMGLASPNAEAAANSAQPLIVLPLISSAFIPADTMPGWFRPIAEYQPFTPAIETLRGLLLGTEIGHNGWLAVGWCVGLATLGYFWSTSRFNADAK; from the coding sequence ATGAGCACCTTCTCCCTCGCCGTACGCGATTCGAGGACGATGCTGCGCCGCAACCTGCTGCACGCGCGCCGCTACCCGTCCCTCACGCTGAACCTGCTGCTCACCCCGGTCATGCTGCTCCTGCTCTTCGTCTACATCTTCGGCGACGTGATGAGCACGGGCATCGGCGGCACGGACCGCTCCGACTACATCGCCTACATCGTCCCGGGCATCCTGATGCTGACGATCGGCGGCACCGTGATCGGGGCGGCGGTGTCCGTGGCCACCGACATGAACGAGGGCATCATCGCCCGCTTCCGTACGATGGCGATCCACCGGGGCTCGGTGCTGATCGGGCACGTCGTCGGCAGCGTGCTCCAGTGCGTGATGAGCGTGGTCCTGGTCGGCGCGGTCGCGGTGGCCATCGGCTTCCGCTCCACGGACGCGACGCCGCTGGAGTGGCTGGCGGCGTTCGGCCTGCTGGTGCTGTTCGCCCTCGCCCTCACCTGGATTGCGGTCGGCATGGGCCTGGCCAGCCCGAACGCCGAGGCCGCCGCGAACAGCGCCCAGCCGCTGATCGTCCTCCCGCTCATCTCCAGCGCGTTCATTCCCGCCGACACGATGCCGGGCTGGTTCCGCCCGATAGCCGAGTACCAGCCGTTCACCCCCGCGATCGAAACGCTGCGGGGCCTGCTGCTGGGCACGGAGATCGGCCACAACGGGTGGCTGGCGGTGGGGTGGTGCGTGGGTCTGGCGACGCTGGGGTACTTCTGGTCGACGTCGAGGTTCAACGCCGACGCGAAGTGA
- a CDS encoding FadD3 family acyl-CoA ligase yields the protein MREDLRGDLEWGSVPALVRSAAERYGQREAVVEGRTRVSYAELGERVERAAAACMAAGVESGDRVAVWAPNTLDWIVSALGAVTAGAVLVPLNTRFKGAEAAYVLQRSRAKLLFVTGTFLGTSYVATLRRAAAEGEGAGAGPLPGLPCLERVVVLAEDAPDDFWTWKDFLAGGEGVPAADVRERADAVAASAPSDIVFTSGTTGRPKGVVITHAQTLRGYAIWSELAGLREGDRYLIVNPFFHTFGYKAGIIACLMRGATMVPQPVFDVDTVLANIAAERVSVLPGPPTLHQSLLDHPARAAHDLSALRLVVTGAAVVPLRLVERLRAELGIGTVLTAYGLSEASGIVTMCRRGDPAEVIAYTSGRAIPGTEVRVLAEPGAPGEVLVRGFNVMRGYFEDEAETARAFTEDGWLRTGDVGVLDAAGNLRITDRIKDMFIVGGFNAYPAEIEQVLGLHPEVADVAVVGVPDGRLGEVGRAFVVRREGAGLTAAELIGWARREMANFKVPREVVFLGELPRNAGGKVVKGVLRSFSPTPPLP from the coding sequence ATGCGGGAAGACCTTCGGGGCGACCTGGAGTGGGGCTCCGTCCCCGCGCTCGTACGGAGCGCGGCCGAGCGGTACGGACAGCGGGAGGCCGTCGTCGAGGGCCGCACCCGTGTCTCGTACGCGGAGCTCGGCGAGCGGGTCGAGCGGGCGGCGGCGGCCTGTATGGCGGCCGGGGTCGAGAGCGGCGACCGGGTCGCGGTGTGGGCGCCCAACACCCTGGACTGGATCGTCTCCGCGCTGGGCGCGGTCACGGCCGGGGCGGTGCTGGTCCCGCTGAACACCCGGTTCAAGGGCGCGGAGGCCGCGTACGTACTCCAGCGCAGCCGGGCGAAGCTGCTGTTCGTCACGGGAACGTTCCTGGGGACGTCGTACGTTGCCACCTTGCGGCGTGCCGCCGCCGAGGGCGAGGGCGCGGGCGCGGGCCCGCTGCCCGGACTGCCGTGTCTGGAGCGGGTGGTGGTCCTGGCGGAGGACGCGCCGGACGACTTCTGGACCTGGAAGGACTTCCTGGCGGGCGGGGAAGGCGTCCCGGCGGCGGACGTACGGGAGCGGGCGGACGCGGTGGCGGCCTCGGCCCCCTCGGACATCGTCTTCACGTCCGGTACGACGGGCCGCCCCAAGGGCGTGGTGATCACGCACGCGCAGACGCTGAGGGGCTACGCCATCTGGAGCGAGCTGGCGGGGCTGCGCGAGGGCGACCGCTATCTGATCGTGAACCCCTTCTTCCACACCTTCGGATACAAGGCGGGGATCATCGCCTGTCTGATGCGGGGCGCGACGATGGTGCCGCAGCCGGTGTTCGACGTCGACACGGTCCTGGCGAACATCGCCGCCGAGCGCGTCTCCGTACTGCCCGGCCCGCCCACGCTCCACCAGTCCCTCCTCGACCACCCGGCGAGAGCGGCCCACGACCTGTCCGCGCTGCGGCTCGTGGTGACCGGCGCGGCGGTCGTCCCGCTGCGGCTCGTCGAGCGGCTGCGGGCGGAGCTGGGGATCGGCACGGTGCTCACGGCGTACGGGCTCTCCGAGGCGAGCGGCATCGTCACGATGTGCCGCCGCGGCGACCCGGCGGAGGTGATCGCGTACACCTCCGGGCGGGCGATACCGGGTACGGAGGTACGGGTCCTGGCGGAGCCGGGTGCTCCGGGGGAGGTGCTGGTGCGCGGGTTCAACGTGATGCGCGGGTACTTCGAGGACGAGGCGGAGACGGCGCGGGCGTTCACGGAGGACGGGTGGCTGCGGACGGGGGACGTGGGGGTGCTGGACGCGGCGGGGAACCTGCGGATCACCGACCGGATCAAGGACATGTTCATCGTGGGGGGCTTCAACGCGTACCCCGCGGAGATCGAGCAGGTGCTGGGGCTGCATCCGGAGGTGGCGGATGTGGCGGTGGTGGGGGTGCCGGACGGGCGGCTCGGTGAGGTGGGGCGGGCGTTCGTGGTGCGGCGGGAGGGGGCCGGGCTCACGGCGGCCGAGCTGATCGGGTGGGCTCGGCGGGAGATGGCGAACTTCAAGGTGCCGCGGGAGGTGGTGTTTTTGGGGGAGTTGCCGCGGAATGCGGGGGGGAAGGTGGTGAAGGGGGTGCTGCGGTCGTTTTCCCCCACCCCGCCCCTTCCCTAG
- a CDS encoding lipid-transfer protein produces the protein MLKDATAIAGIGQTEFARRLGDSEKKLACRAILAALDDAGISPSEVDGFASYTMEETDEVEVAKSIGAGDVTFFGKVGFGGGGSCATVAHLAAAVATGQANVGVAWRSRKRGSGPRPWTSTTVQLPTPAQWTRPFGLLRPADEIGMLARRYMHEYGATRDHLFNVALACRNRANQNPAAIMYERPLTRDMYMTSRWISEPLCLFDNCLETDGALACVIVSAERARDCRHKPVYVHSAAQGLPAQHHGMVNYWNDDPLTGPAWTAARHLWKQADFGPQDVDVAQIYDAFTPLVPLSLEGYGFCGRGEGAAFTEGGALEIGGRLPLNTGGGGLSEAYVHGFNLINEGVKQLRGTSTAQVPDAATCLVTAGEGVPTSAILLRS, from the coding sequence ATGCTCAAGGACGCGACGGCGATCGCGGGCATAGGCCAGACGGAGTTCGCCCGCCGACTGGGCGACTCCGAGAAGAAGTTGGCCTGCCGGGCCATCCTCGCCGCGCTCGACGACGCCGGGATCTCCCCCTCCGAGGTGGACGGCTTCGCCTCGTACACGATGGAGGAGACCGACGAGGTGGAGGTCGCCAAGTCCATCGGCGCCGGCGACGTCACCTTCTTCGGCAAGGTCGGCTTCGGCGGCGGCGGTTCCTGCGCCACCGTCGCTCATCTCGCCGCCGCCGTCGCCACCGGCCAGGCGAACGTCGGAGTCGCCTGGCGCTCCCGAAAACGCGGCAGCGGCCCCCGGCCGTGGACCAGCACGACGGTCCAACTGCCCACCCCCGCCCAGTGGACGCGCCCCTTCGGGCTGCTGCGGCCCGCCGACGAGATCGGCATGCTGGCGCGGCGCTATATGCACGAGTACGGCGCCACCCGCGACCACCTCTTCAACGTCGCCCTGGCCTGCCGCAACCGCGCCAACCAGAACCCGGCCGCGATCATGTACGAGCGGCCGCTGACCCGCGACATGTATATGACCTCGCGCTGGATCAGCGAACCGCTCTGCCTCTTCGACAACTGCCTGGAGACGGACGGCGCGCTGGCCTGCGTGATCGTCTCCGCCGAGCGGGCCAGGGACTGCCGCCACAAGCCCGTGTACGTGCACTCCGCCGCCCAGGGCCTGCCCGCCCAGCACCACGGCATGGTCAACTACTGGAACGACGACCCGCTGACCGGACCCGCCTGGACCGCCGCCCGCCACCTGTGGAAACAGGCCGACTTCGGGCCCCAGGACGTCGACGTGGCCCAGATCTACGACGCGTTCACCCCGCTCGTCCCGCTCTCCCTGGAGGGCTACGGCTTCTGCGGCCGGGGCGAGGGCGCCGCGTTCACCGAGGGCGGCGCCCTGGAGATCGGCGGCCGCCTCCCCCTCAACACGGGCGGCGGCGGCCTGAGCGAGGCGTACGTCCACGGCTTCAACCTCATCAACGAGGGCGTGAAGCAACTGCGCGGCACGTCCACGGCACAGGTGCCGGACGCGGCGACGTGCCTGGTGACGGCGGGCGAGGGCGTCCCCACATCGGCCATCCTGCTGAGGAGTTGA
- a CDS encoding Zn-ribbon domain-containing OB-fold protein, translated as MLTPVTDDDGAPFWEYAARGELRVQACAAPDCGRLRFPPRPCCPHCHSFDSEWRRMSGHGRIWSYVLPHPPLLPEYAAQAPYNAVVVELVEDPLIRLVGNVVTDPDAPLDSVAPERLRIGARVQVAFTETDGMTVPRWLLERP; from the coding sequence ATGCTGACCCCGGTGACCGACGACGACGGCGCCCCGTTCTGGGAGTACGCCGCGCGGGGCGAACTGCGCGTCCAGGCCTGCGCCGCCCCCGACTGCGGCCGGCTGCGCTTCCCGCCCCGCCCGTGCTGCCCGCACTGCCACTCCTTCGACAGCGAGTGGCGCCGGATGTCCGGCCACGGCCGCATCTGGTCGTATGTGCTCCCCCACCCCCCGCTCCTGCCGGAGTACGCGGCCCAGGCCCCCTACAACGCGGTGGTCGTCGAACTCGTCGAGGACCCCCTGATCCGCCTGGTCGGCAACGTGGTCACCGACCCGGACGCGCCGCTGGACTCGGTGGCGCCGGAGCGGCTGCGGATCGGCGCCCGGGTGCAGGTGGCGTTCACGGAGACGGATGGCATGACCGTCCCCCGCTGGCTCCTGGAGCGCCCGTGA
- a CDS encoding enoyl-CoA hydratase/isomerase family protein, with protein MTLEVVRDEKTGVAVVRLNRPHRLNAIDEETAAQLASTWRQFRYDETVRAVVLTGSGEKAFCTGIDRATEVPQPPSPYSTDDPLLTIGPKANDLWKPVIAAVRGMACGGAFYLLGEAEFVIAAEDATFFDPHTTYGMVSAYESAYLATRMPAGEAARLALMGTAERVSARRAYETGLVSEVTPPGEEVPAARRCAEILSSYPTEAVQGTVRALWTTRTPTLTQSFAQAPHLIALGNLPPGRQEELFGGRGGGFRLR; from the coding sequence GTGACGCTGGAGGTCGTACGGGACGAGAAGACGGGCGTGGCGGTGGTGCGGCTGAACCGCCCGCACAGACTGAACGCGATAGACGAGGAGACAGCGGCGCAACTGGCTTCCACCTGGCGTCAGTTCCGCTACGACGAGACGGTACGGGCGGTGGTGCTGACCGGATCGGGCGAGAAGGCGTTCTGCACGGGCATCGACCGGGCGACGGAGGTGCCCCAGCCGCCGTCCCCGTACTCGACGGACGACCCCCTCCTGACGATCGGCCCCAAGGCGAACGACCTGTGGAAGCCGGTGATCGCGGCGGTGCGGGGGATGGCGTGCGGCGGGGCGTTCTATCTGCTGGGCGAGGCGGAGTTCGTGATCGCGGCCGAGGACGCCACGTTCTTCGACCCGCATACGACGTACGGGATGGTCAGCGCGTACGAGTCCGCCTACCTGGCGACCCGGATGCCCGCCGGGGAGGCGGCCCGGCTCGCCCTGATGGGCACGGCGGAACGGGTCTCGGCGCGGCGGGCGTACGAAACGGGCCTGGTCAGCGAGGTGACACCACCGGGAGAGGAGGTGCCGGCGGCGCGGCGCTGCGCGGAGATCCTGTCCTCGTACCCCACGGAGGCGGTCCAGGGAACGGTCCGCGCCCTGTGGACGACCCGCACCCCCACCCTGACCCAGTCCTTCGCCCAGGCACCCCATCTGATCGCACTGGGGAATCTGCCGCCGGGGAGGCAGGAGGAGTTGTTCGGGGGGAGGGGAGGGGGGTTTCGGTTGCGGTGA